The Nitrospira sp. sequence GACGCGGGATTTTCAGTCGCTCCTATCCGCCGCGTTCCTTGGTGGTCTGGTGAAATTCGGGGAGAGCGGCCTGCGATTGTGGTCAGAATCGCTGGAAGGAGCGGTGCAGCTCGGACGCACCGTCCTCTATGCCGGCCTCAATCTCTCGCCGGCGCTGCTGGCAGTGGGGTTCATCATCGGTTTGCGGACGGCAGTTGTAGTCTTTTTAGGCGGAGCCATTGGATGGCTGATCCTGATGCCGGCCTACGGCCTCATCAACGGACTACCGGCCGATCATACCGGATTGGCGGCGGCCATGGCGATTTGGAGCGGTCAGATCCGCTACGTGGGGATCGGCGCAATGCTGACCGGAGGGTTGTGGACGCTGACAAAGTTGCGCGAACCGGTCTGGAAAAGCCTGCAGACGCTCCGAACGAGTTATCGCGCGTCGGGATCACCTGAAGGGAATGCGCGATCGTTGCGCACGGAACAGGATGCGCCATTCTTGTGGATCATCGTCCCCTTCGGCCTCTCGCTCCTGCCCATGGCTGTAATTTATTCGCAAGTCGTCGGTAGTCCGATCATCGGCATCATCATGACCATGGTTATGGGGATTGCGGCGTTTCTGTTCTCATCCGTGGCGGCCTATATGGCTGGTTTGGTCGGAAGTTCCAGCAACCCTGTGTCAGGCGTGACGATCGCCACGATCATGGTTGCGGCTCTGCTGCTCGTCTTACTCATGGGACCTGGGCATCCGGCCGGGCCGGCGGCAACTCTGGTGATCGGGGCGGTGGTTTGTTGCGCCGCTGCCATGGGGGGCGACAATCTCCAAGATCTCAAGACGGGTCATCTGGTCGGGGCAACGCCGTGGAAGCAGCAAGTGATGCAAGTGGTCGGCGTGCTGACCGGCGCGCTGGTCCTTGTGCCGGTACTGTCGTTACTGCAGGCCAAGTATGGGATCGGCGAACCGACGGCGGCGCATCCCCATCCACTCAGCGCGCCGCAGGCCACCTTGATGGC is a genomic window containing:
- a CDS encoding oligopeptide transporter, OPT family, whose translation is MKDSDPVVAATVRLPEITVKAVVLSVILAAVLAAANAYLGLFAGMTVSASIPAAVASMAILRLFRRSNILENNIVQTAASSGEALAAGVIFTIPALLLVGYWSEFDYWQTVLIATVGGLLGVLFTIPLRRALIITARLRFPEGIATAEVLKVGAAERSGTGARESTRDFQSLLSAAFLGGLVKFGESGLRLWSESLEGAVQLGRTVLYAGLNLSPALLAVGFIIGLRTAVVVFLGGAIGWLILMPAYGLINGLPADHTGLAAAMAIWSGQIRYVGIGAMLTGGLWTLTKLREPVWKSLQTLRTSYRASGSPEGNARSLRTEQDAPFLWIIVPFGLSLLPMAVIYSQVVGSPIIGIIMTMVMGIAAFLFSSVAAYMAGLVGSSSNPVSGVTIATIMVAALLLVLLMGPGHPAGPAATLVIGAVVCCAAAMGGDNLQDLKTGHLVGATPWKQQVMQVVGVLTGALVLVPVLSLLQAKYGIGEPTAAHPHPLSAPQATLMANLTRSVFGAGLPWPLVGLGAVIGVLVILVDRRQERRGSDFRLPVLAVALGIYLPLKLSAAIVLGGVIAALANREAGSGDQMSQRGLLVAAGLITGEALMGIILAMPIALAALWPGLSGDPFAIFTAPPLGGWPGLIVVAGVGLLLYRMAARSGRTSHHTA